The Thermoproteales archaeon nucleotide sequence TACACGTCTTAGAGGAGCATGTATTTTCTCTGAAGAAAGTAGGTAATCGGCTGCGCGGTAGTAGAATAGGCTGTTAAAAGCGAAATTGTAGGTTCTGATTATATTTTCTTTAAAGTCGACTTTAGAAATAGTTTCTGAAAATGCTCTATCCAATGATATACCATGGCGCTCGATTTTTTCAAGTATTAATGTTGCTGCTCTAAAGGCGGCTCGAGACATTATATTATCATATACGCTCCGTTAATATGAAGTGTTCGCACACGTGCATGCGCATTCACATGCAACATGACCTTTTATTATTCTAAAACTAAATTGTATCGATGAAAATGCGTTTAAGCAAGATACTAGTCTATGGCATTGGCCTGCTGATAATATACCACTTTTCACGCATATTAACAATTATCATATTAGTTGTAGTAGGCCTACGCTACCTCTTCCATCTATACAAAAAGAGCGATAAAATGCATAAAATATACGATTATGTAGCGAGAAAACTTAGGCTATTGTCATTAAATAAGAATCTTAAAAAGCTACTAAATCCTCTGAGCAGAGCAGAAATAAGTCTTGTCAAGTTGAGAAGTTTTTACAGAATATATCGCTGTTCGAATGATGCGATTTTTGTTGCGATTAACGGGTTTAAAATTACATTATTTACTATAATAAAAATACATCTCGATCCGAACAAAATAAGTTGCGCAGATTTTATCGGCAGTCTTTACCAGCTGCTATCAAGACAAATAGACGGTTTTAAGATAGTAATTAATGAATTTGATAGACAAGAGATTTACCTAATATTATCTACGTCAAAATATGCGCAGGCTATAACCCAAAAACTGCTAGTTGATATGGAAGACAAAATCGATAAAATCAGAAGTTCTTTTGCATATCTTCTATCCTCTCCTAGAATGTTAGAGAATATTCTAAGTGTAGACGTTTTGAGAAATGAAGATATTTTTGAGGTGATAATTGCTTGAGAAAGGGAAACTTCGAAATAAACAAGTGTTCTTTGGATAACGTAGATTTTAAAGGCAATATCCTAATCACCGGAAACTTGAGCCTTCAGGCATTAGTAAACGTTTTATTGTATGAAAAAATAGAAAAAATATTAGTTTTAGACATAGATGGAAAAATAGAAAGTTTGTTCAAGGCTTCCGGATTGGATATAAGATATGTTGATGCGGCTTATTTACTAAAAGAGCTCCTATATTCAAAAAACTCTATGTATTTTTCAGATCTCGTCGAAATAGCTAGGTTATCGTTTAATGTAAGTTTGCCAGCGGCCTTTATGGGAATAGAAGCTTTAAGCAGCAATACAGCGGAAGCTATTGAAGTAATTCATAGTGAAAACATATACTTAGAGGCCAAATACATCATTAGAGCATTAACCTCGCTATTAAACTCGCTAACATATGATGTTGACGAAAACGAAGCTTTATTGATTTTATCTCTTAAAAACCTATCTCCAAGCCTATTACATTTCATGTTTTTTGTATTCTTAATATATTTTTCGGTAAAGGTAAAGGAAACAACGGCAGCGATTCCGGTGGAAATAATGAAAGAAATCAAGCATAGAAACCTCGTTTTCTTGATGACTAGAAAGTTGTTAAACGTAAGTGATATTGTATTTTTTGGGAGTTATCTAGGTGATTTACTTAAAGAGTTATTGCTAGAAATCGATATAGCAGTAATATCGGGTAAGGCATTTTCTGAGGATATCAACATTATAGGAGAAAGATTCCCCTGCGTCAACGAGATTAGAAAATTATTAGAACTCGGCGAAGATATGGTCATTTGCACTGATAACAAGGTGTACATTATAGAAGATTTTATTAAGATTTCTGAAAAATGTCCCCCTATTAGCTACGAATCTTATGAATGTAATTTTTCCGACAACATCAACATTCAGGAAGTTAAAAAAATACTGAACTTGGTAAACTTATCACCAGTAACTAAGGACGAGTTAATAATCTACTTGAAAAATTGCAACTGGACCGAACCTTTGAAAATTATCGATGAACTACTTTTAAACAAATTTATCGAAGAAATTCTTGGAAGAGATGGCAACTACTGGCTTAGAATTACTCCAAGAGGACGATTATTCCTGAAGGTGAGGTAAATGGCTGAAATAGGATTGTGTATAGGTTATAAATTACCTTTATTGAAATCAACGGTATATCTTTTACCTTCTGGGCAAAACCCATTGCCTTCAAACTTTCCATCAACTTATTTACCGATAATCTTAAAAAGTATCGAATTGGATGGTTGGTTAACTAAAAGAGATGTAAATAATATTTTAGAAATATTTGTAGATGATATAGATAGCGAAACTGTAGATTTTAGGCATCTAGAATCGTATTGGGGCGAGCCGTTCAGAACGATAAGAGGATATTTCTATGGAAAAAATTTCATAACAAGTAAAAAATATGATGCAGATAACGTTGTAAGCTATTGGATAGCACCCTGTTTCGCGACTCTCTCAATTGTAATGGCCATAATCCTGTCAGATAGAAGCCTGCTTATTGCTTGGATTGACATGCTAAATGAAGCGCAAAAAAGATACATAAAAAATTTAGTTATGGTAAGAACTAGACGCTACTGGCTGTGCGCGTTAGAGAATTATGATGATCTGCTCGCGTTATCGAGTGATCTTATAGCACCATCTAACATGGAATTAAAGAGTAGAATAAGAATTTCTAGAGCATACCTTGCCGATACTGACGAGGAGGCACTCATAATTTTTACAAGAAAAAACGATATATGGATTCCGAAAGGTAAATTAAAAACTATAAATATAACTGGAGGACCTGTCGTAAAATCGCCTAGTAAAATTTCATACTTAAATTTAGTGTTCGGTCAAGATAGCGAGCTTGTACACAGCCTACTAGATGAATTATTGAATAACATGCCGTTATCAGTACCTGTTTTTATTAGTATATTGAAGGAATACTTTAATGATATAGGAAAAGCTGGAAGAATTTATTCTAAAATGCTTACTTTGCGCTTGATAAAAATTGTCCAAGCACATTTGTATATAACCGAAAAGGGTGTTAAATGGTATGAAAATTATAAAAAATCGAATAGTTGAATTTAATAAAATTAAAAAAATAGCATATACTATTATAAAATCTACAGATTTGCTAGATATTCGAGATTTAGAAAATGAAGTAAGAAAAATGGCTTATGAGCATAAGATAGATTATAAAAAGTTGCTAATGCTGGCGTTATCTATTGAAAAATTAAAGAGAAAATTTCCTAACAAAAGTTCCTCATGGATTTTGAGAGCAGCTATAAGAGTTATGATTGGGATACTTCCGCTCAGCAGTAATGCTTGGAAAGTTCCAGGATTGATGGAGTTAAATGACTACTATAGCTGGTATTATGTAAGATTTGACAATGCAGTATCTGTCTATAAGTGTGACTGCTATTATCACGCTTGGGGTTTCTACAGGAAATATAAAGTCTGTACTCACGTTGCGGCTGTCTTAGTTTTTAAAGAAATGAATCGCTTGATGTCTGAATATTTAAAAGGTGATATTTTTGAATGAAGATGTAGAACAAAACAAAATTTCCGGTTTGCTTAAGTATCCTGGGATAGGCAAGATAACTATTCAAAAGCTCGAAAAAGCTGGGATATTAAACATTAACGATCTGCTTCTGTTCAATCCGGAGGAAATAATGGAAAAAGCAGATATAGATATCGAAAAAGCATTACATATCTTAAAGTTGGCTCGGCGAATCCTTGGAAGACAACCTAAAGTTTTAAAAGCAATTGAATATGAACAGGTCATGAATTCCCGAGAGTTTATAACTACCGGAGTAGCCTCTATTGATTCTATGCTTGGAGGTGGAATCTTTGTATGGGATATCTACGAGTTTGCTGGTGAATACGGTAGCGGTAAAACACAGCTATGTCATCAATTAGCTGTAGCAGTACAACTATCACGTGAAAAGGGCGGACTTGAGAGCGCAAGCATTTATATAGACACAGAAGGAACTTTCAGCCCTAAAAGGATACGAGATATTGCACGAAAGTTTAAGCTGAATGTGAGAAATGTGTTAGAGAACATCTTCGTTTTCAGGCCAATAAACGTGAGCGAGTTAGAGGATGTAGTTACGGGAGAAATTAGAGATATTGTTAGAAACTGCGTAAAGCTTGTTATAGTTGATAGTATTATAGCGCTATATAGAGCCGAGTTTAAGGGAAGAGAGTGGCTTGCAAGGCGTCAACAACGTATAAATTATCTCATAGACTGGCTTAAAAGATACGCTCACATGTATAACATTGCAGTTGTTTATACAAACCAAGTTTTAAGCCAACCCGTCCCCTGGGGTGCAACTTTGAAAATACCGGCAGGTGGTAATATTATAGCGCATGCTGCAACCCATAGATTTATCCTCAGATCCTTGAAGGAAAAATGGCATATTGAATGTATCGATAGCCCTAGAATTCCCAAAGGTTCTGAAGCTTGCTTTAAAATAACCGGGAAAGGTTTGGAGGATATTTAGATGAACTGTCTGAAAAAAATTAGGGAAGCCATTGAAAATTTAGAAATCGCGAGAAGTAGCAAGAATGCCTATACTGTTACGAAAATTGCAAGATCTTTAGCCAGTAGTCGTAGTCATGGAGTAGGGGCAGATAGAGGCAGGAAAGTTCACAATTTCTGGGGTGATCCTTTTGAAATTGCTAGAAACAGTGAATATTTGTGTCCCTTTCCGCTTGCTTGTAAAATAAATGATTGCTGGATATATGGTTATGCGGATTTAATACGATTTTGCAACTGCAAACCCGTAGAGGTTATAGAGGTAAAAAGTTACAGCGGGTATTGTAGATATGATGAAATACAGGTTATAATTTATGCTTTTTTAGCATACAAGCTTTTCCGCTTGAAAAGTAAACCTAAAGCGTTTTTAGTACTTGGATGGGATGGAAGAAATTTTGTTACAAAGCAGCTTGTAAGCTGGGAACCTGACAAAGTCTTTTCTATGATAATACAA carries:
- the radA gene encoding DNA repair and recombination protein RadA, with protein sequence MNEDVEQNKISGLLKYPGIGKITIQKLEKAGILNINDLLLFNPEEIMEKADIDIEKALHILKLARRILGRQPKVLKAIEYEQVMNSREFITTGVASIDSMLGGGIFVWDIYEFAGEYGSGKTQLCHQLAVAVQLSREKGGLESASIYIDTEGTFSPKRIRDIARKFKLNVRNVLENIFVFRPINVSELEDVVTGEIRDIVRNCVKLVIVDSIIALYRAEFKGREWLARRQQRINYLIDWLKRYAHMYNIAVVYTNQVLSQPVPWGATLKIPAGGNIIAHAATHRFILRSLKEKWHIECIDSPRIPKGSEACFKITGKGLEDI